From Candidatus Methanoplasma cognatum, one genomic window encodes:
- the dapA gene encoding 4-hydroxy-tetrahydrodipicolinate synthase, with product MFRGTSTAIITPFTKDNKVDEEGLRRLVEFQEENGIGTIVPCGSTGESAMLTHEEHIRVVEVVVDHVKRAKVVAGAGSNSTAEAVMLSKRSEDLGVDGLLSISPYYVKPTQEGIYQHFKAIAESVDIPIVVYNIPGRTASNITAETMIRMAGIDGICAVKEASGNIDQVREIIKNKPKGFEVLSGDDAFTPALIRSGGDGVISVTSNCLPGKMGELVRALLEGNNASADKMIAELTPVFDALFVETNPIPIKYVMSKMGYGSGALRLPLTEITDKSRASVDDALKSVGL from the coding sequence ATGTTCAGAGGTACGTCCACCGCAATAATAACGCCGTTCACCAAAGACAACAAGGTCGACGAGGAAGGCCTCAGGAGACTTGTGGAATTCCAGGAGGAGAACGGCATAGGCACGATAGTCCCGTGCGGATCCACAGGAGAGTCGGCGATGCTGACCCACGAGGAGCATATACGAGTGGTGGAAGTGGTGGTGGACCACGTGAAGAGAGCGAAGGTGGTGGCGGGCGCCGGCAGCAATTCGACGGCGGAGGCCGTGATGCTGAGCAAGCGTTCCGAGGACCTCGGGGTCGACGGCCTGCTCTCGATCTCCCCCTATTACGTCAAGCCCACTCAGGAAGGCATATATCAGCATTTCAAGGCGATAGCCGAATCCGTGGATATCCCGATCGTCGTCTATAACATCCCTGGGAGGACGGCCTCGAACATCACCGCAGAAACAATGATCAGGATGGCGGGGATCGATGGGATATGCGCGGTGAAAGAAGCAAGCGGCAACATCGACCAGGTCAGAGAGATAATAAAGAATAAGCCAAAGGGATTCGAGGTCCTAAGCGGGGACGATGCATTCACCCCCGCGCTCATACGCAGCGGCGGCGACGGGGTGATCTCCGTGACGTCGAACTGCCTTCCCGGAAAGATGGGAGAGCTGGTCCGCGCGCTCCTTGAGGGCAACAATGCCTCAGCTGACAAGATGATCGCCGAACTTACTCCGGTGTTCGATGCGCTGTTCGTCGAGACCAACCCCATTCCTATAAAATATGTCATGTCCAAGATGGGGTACGGGTCCGGAGCGCTGAGACTTCCGCTGACCGAAATTACCGATAAGAGCCGCGCGTCCGTCGACGATGCGCTGAAGAGCGTTGGGTTGTGA
- a CDS encoding Lrp/AsnC family transcriptional regulator has product MIDNLDKRILEILKKDSRRPFVEVANQLGVSEGTVRTRVHKMTEEGVIRGFTIKTSSKNVKALVEIRIDVNTDTEEIAKELASYEGVTEVFEVTGDQDIIALVDVDTSQNLNEIIEKVRRYENILSTRTRLILKEHFGEN; this is encoded by the coding sequence ATGATAGACAACCTTGACAAACGGATATTGGAGATCCTGAAGAAAGATTCCCGCCGCCCCTTCGTGGAGGTGGCGAATCAGCTGGGTGTGTCCGAGGGGACGGTAAGGACCAGAGTGCATAAGATGACCGAAGAGGGAGTGATCAGAGGTTTCACCATCAAGACCAGCTCCAAGAATGTCAAGGCCTTGGTGGAGATAAGGATAGACGTTAACACTGACACCGAAGAGATAGCTAAGGAACTGGCGAGCTACGAGGGAGTGACCGAAGTGTTCGAGGTCACCGGCGACCAGGACATAATCGCCTTGGTGGACGTCGATACGTCCCAGAACCTCAACGAGATCATCGAGAAAGTAAGAAGATATGAAAATATACTCAGTACCCGTACCCGGCTCATATTGAAAGAACACTTCGGAGAGAATTGA
- a CDS encoding mechanosensitive ion channel family protein: MRPAKVPALLLVVAAASMLLILPAAAPVSAVTGPDALPGEVGLVLYGHDDLEINAGSSESFWIEVVNYVVPSGPDTSHSRMISVSFDSAPGISVYVDEADRNFTLKGDTYQSIKVSVDVGRYAAAGTYNVGIILTVTSMYEDPEPVPTGPVWVKIVVLSPLSSGDAYNKILGVFDNPLPEPFDGPLASAVITFILWLIIGALAVVILVPLILRIFTHNYEEESKKLRKTVRTFAPPVLLLYAFDNSLRVYGASEEIVGVAESWFEIFYIVLGAMIAWMVYLIFIQHAISKMSKNKRIGQRDVDIEPLLRLLGKLVISVMAVALMLSVWGFNLTAIITGAGIVSLGITLGAQNILNQFFSGMVLLLTRPFKSGDLVKIGSSSMIYKVSAVNIMSTVFENWDNEETVIMPNNMVSSSAIVNLTGDGLIYKVTVFMNIAYENDIDLAKEITKVAAEEHPNVITNGSVSPPSVRVSAFLDSGIELRLACYVYDFNDSGKICGELREAIFKSFKKNGISVPFPQIDVHLDPVSREDLRKDD, encoded by the coding sequence ATGAGACCGGCGAAAGTCCCAGCCTTGCTGTTGGTTGTCGCTGCAGCATCAATGCTGTTGATCCTGCCCGCGGCGGCCCCCGTCTCGGCGGTCACCGGCCCCGACGCCCTCCCGGGAGAAGTGGGACTGGTATTGTACGGACACGACGATCTTGAGATCAACGCTGGTTCTTCCGAAAGTTTCTGGATTGAGGTCGTCAATTACGTAGTCCCTTCAGGGCCCGATACGTCCCATTCCAGGATGATATCGGTGAGCTTCGATTCCGCGCCGGGCATATCGGTCTACGTGGACGAAGCGGACAGAAATTTCACTCTCAAAGGAGATACGTACCAATCCATCAAGGTCTCGGTCGATGTCGGAAGGTACGCTGCTGCCGGCACATATAATGTCGGCATCATCCTGACAGTGACGTCCATGTATGAGGATCCCGAACCCGTTCCGACAGGTCCGGTGTGGGTGAAAATTGTCGTGCTGTCGCCTCTGTCGTCAGGAGACGCTTACAACAAGATACTGGGGGTGTTCGACAATCCTCTCCCGGAACCTTTCGACGGCCCCCTTGCGTCCGCTGTGATCACTTTCATACTCTGGCTGATCATCGGCGCCCTTGCCGTGGTCATACTGGTGCCTCTTATCCTCCGCATCTTCACTCACAACTATGAAGAAGAGAGCAAAAAACTGAGGAAAACCGTCAGGACATTCGCCCCTCCCGTGCTTTTGCTGTATGCATTCGATAACAGCCTCCGCGTGTACGGCGCATCCGAAGAGATAGTGGGGGTGGCCGAGAGCTGGTTCGAGATATTCTACATAGTGCTGGGAGCGATGATCGCCTGGATGGTCTACCTCATATTCATCCAGCACGCGATATCCAAGATGTCGAAGAACAAGCGCATCGGCCAGCGGGACGTCGATATCGAGCCGCTTCTGCGCCTGCTGGGGAAACTGGTGATCTCGGTGATGGCCGTGGCTTTGATGCTGTCCGTCTGGGGATTCAACCTAACCGCCATAATAACGGGCGCGGGAATAGTCAGCCTGGGTATAACGCTGGGGGCGCAGAACATACTGAACCAGTTCTTCAGCGGCATGGTCCTGCTGCTTACCCGCCCCTTCAAATCCGGGGACCTTGTGAAGATCGGCAGCAGCAGCATGATCTATAAGGTGTCGGCGGTGAACATAATGAGCACAGTCTTCGAGAACTGGGACAATGAGGAGACGGTGATAATGCCCAACAACATGGTATCTTCTTCGGCAATAGTGAACCTGACCGGGGACGGCCTGATCTATAAGGTCACCGTGTTCATGAACATCGCGTACGAGAACGATATCGATCTTGCGAAAGAGATCACGAAGGTCGCCGCGGAGGAACACCCGAATGTCATAACAAACGGGTCCGTGAGCCCTCCTTCAGTGAGGGTGTCGGCATTCCTCGACTCTGGCATAGAGCTCAGACTCGCCTGCTACGTCTACGACTTCAACGACAGCGGGAAGATCTGCGGGGAGCTGAGAGAGGCGATATTCAAGTCCTTCAAGAAGAACGGGATAAGCGTGCCGTTCCCGCAGATAGACGTCCACCTCGACCCCGTCAGCAGAGAAGACCTTCGGAAAGACGATTGA
- the amrS gene encoding AmmeMemoRadiSam system radical SAM enzyme — translation MNPNIEARHYHRDGERYICDLCPHRCRIPTEGFGVCLSRKGEEDKLIANNYGKVSSFSVDPIEKKPFYHYYPKTKIFSIGGIGCNMSCRHCQNYAISMSPSGRKRTTYESPEEIVAFCRKERFDAIAFTYNEPVIWFEYIMDIVEEAPDLRCVLVSNGLICEDPLKELCGVTDAMNIDIKGFTDEFYTKVCGAHLDDVMRSSEIVSHEGVHLELTYLVIPGYNDSAREIEQFSSWVRDKLSPETPVHFSRFHPDNKMLDVPITPLETLHMCRAIAMECGLEYVYVGNVLSDDASDTYCPNCGALVIRRTGYLVDLVALNGDRCAQCRHRMHIKI, via the coding sequence ATTAATCCGAACATTGAAGCTAGACATTACCACCGGGACGGTGAAAGGTACATCTGCGACCTGTGCCCGCACAGGTGCAGGATACCGACGGAGGGATTCGGAGTATGCTTGTCCAGAAAAGGCGAGGAGGATAAACTGATCGCCAACAATTACGGTAAGGTCTCGTCCTTCAGCGTAGACCCCATCGAAAAGAAGCCGTTCTACCATTATTACCCAAAGACCAAGATATTCTCCATCGGAGGGATCGGATGCAACATGTCCTGCAGACACTGCCAGAACTATGCGATATCCATGTCCCCTTCCGGCAGGAAGCGCACCACCTACGAGTCTCCGGAGGAGATCGTCGCCTTCTGCAGGAAAGAGAGGTTCGACGCGATCGCATTCACTTACAACGAGCCGGTGATCTGGTTCGAGTATATCATGGATATAGTGGAGGAAGCGCCCGATCTGAGATGTGTGCTGGTGAGCAACGGCCTGATCTGCGAGGATCCCCTGAAAGAGCTGTGCGGAGTGACCGACGCGATGAACATAGATATCAAAGGTTTCACCGACGAATTCTATACCAAGGTCTGCGGCGCGCATCTGGATGACGTCATGAGGTCCTCCGAGATAGTGAGCCATGAGGGGGTGCACCTGGAGCTCACATACCTGGTCATACCTGGATACAATGACTCTGCACGAGAGATAGAGCAGTTCTCCTCGTGGGTACGCGACAAGCTGTCCCCGGAGACCCCCGTACATTTCTCAAGATTCCATCCCGACAACAAGATGCTGGACGTCCCCATCACTCCCCTGGAGACGCTGCATATGTGCAGAGCGATCGCGATGGAGTGCGGGCTCGAGTATGTCTATGTGGGGAACGTGCTGTCCGACGACGCCTCGGACACGTACTGCCCCAACTGCGGGGCGCTGGTGATCCGCCGCACGGGGTATCTCGTCGACCTTGTGGCGCTGAACGGCGACCGCTGCGCCCAGTGCAGACACAGGATGCACATCAAAATATGA
- the thiL gene encoding thiamine-phosphate kinase produces the protein MVSLKELGERELIRVIQSIIRRSPGLGPGDDSALIPSSGGDTVACTDSVTFERHFPKGMTYEEFGWMAAAVNISDLAAMGAEPVGLLAALTMPPELDADSLYDIMAGMDKCAGSFGAHIYGGDTKFGCGAVSCTAIGSMNGRTPMLRSGAMPGDVVAVTGSLGSAAAGFFAGENDLDGYVSSSSLMTPIPRVGDGIALSSSGAVTSCIDLSDGLAEGAKSVCRASRVGMEIHMAFLPEGDGVDLVSSETGVTKEEMMLYWGGDYELLFTFDKKEMEALYSQDVDFSVIGIVTNDDAPYINYGDRREAMGNGRH, from the coding sequence ATGGTTTCTTTGAAAGAATTGGGAGAAAGAGAGCTTATCCGGGTCATTCAGAGCATAATCCGGCGGTCGCCGGGCCTGGGCCCTGGGGACGACTCCGCTCTCATCCCCTCGTCCGGCGGGGACACGGTCGCCTGCACGGACAGCGTAACGTTCGAGAGACATTTTCCTAAAGGAATGACCTACGAGGAGTTCGGGTGGATGGCCGCGGCGGTCAACATAAGCGATCTGGCCGCCATGGGCGCGGAGCCCGTCGGTCTGCTTGCCGCCCTCACTATGCCGCCGGAGCTCGATGCCGATTCTCTGTACGATATCATGGCCGGAATGGACAAATGCGCCGGATCTTTCGGAGCCCACATATATGGCGGGGACACCAAGTTCGGGTGCGGAGCCGTGTCGTGCACAGCGATCGGTTCTATGAACGGGAGGACTCCCATGCTCAGATCAGGCGCGATGCCCGGGGACGTGGTGGCGGTCACCGGTTCGCTGGGGTCGGCGGCGGCCGGATTCTTCGCGGGGGAGAATGACCTAGACGGCTATGTGTCCTCTTCCTCCCTCATGACGCCCATACCCCGCGTCGGGGACGGAATTGCCCTGTCGTCATCCGGTGCGGTGACCTCCTGCATCGATCTGTCGGACGGGCTTGCGGAGGGGGCGAAGAGCGTCTGCAGAGCCAGCCGTGTCGGGATGGAGATCCACATGGCCTTCCTGCCGGAAGGGGACGGCGTGGACCTCGTATCATCCGAGACCGGCGTCACCAAAGAAGAGATGATGCTTTATTGGGGCGGAGATTACGAACTGCTTTTCACATTCGACAAGAAGGAAATGGAAGCACTGTACTCTCAGGACGTGGATTTTTCCGTAATCGGTATAGTTACGAACGACGATGCGCCCTACATAAACTACGGGGACAGAAGAGAGGCGATGGGAAACGGCAGGCATTAA
- the larA gene encoding nickel-dependent lactate racemase, with product MKIDIKYGKDGVQRTEVPDKNYVGTFYPMDVECGDPDEVINGSIDNPIGYGSLSKFLEGGKDIVFIVNDGTRPTPTAKVLDALSKRMDLREARYLIATGTHRDMTQEEYDFVFGKHYAYLKDRIISHDAKKSECVNLGKSKNGTPMEVNKIAVEADRLVIITSVEPHYFAGYTGGRKSFLPGVASYLTIETNHKLAMREEAQSLVLEGNPVHEDMMDALEVVKGKEIFSIQMVLDRHQHIYKVASGSLNPAFDQAVEWANQVFSVPIPEKADIVISVAPYPMDVDLYQSQKALDNGKWALKEGGRIIMVSKCREGVGHATFLTQLSSSKDPKQVLENLSKEYKLGYHKAAKMAEIAVWADIWAVTDLDPEMIKAANITPFPTVDAAVKEALRQKPDAKVIVLMDGSVTIPRVE from the coding sequence ATGAAAATCGATATCAAATACGGCAAGGACGGGGTCCAGAGGACGGAGGTTCCGGATAAGAACTACGTAGGAACATTCTATCCCATGGATGTCGAATGCGGGGATCCGGACGAAGTGATAAACGGATCCATAGACAACCCCATCGGGTACGGGTCGCTGTCCAAATTCCTGGAAGGCGGGAAGGATATAGTCTTCATAGTCAACGACGGAACAAGGCCGACGCCCACCGCGAAAGTGCTTGACGCGCTATCGAAAAGGATGGACCTGCGCGAAGCCAGATATCTGATCGCCACGGGAACCCACAGAGATATGACCCAGGAGGAATACGATTTCGTATTCGGTAAACATTACGCATATCTCAAGGACAGGATAATTTCCCACGACGCCAAGAAATCCGAATGCGTCAATCTCGGCAAGTCCAAGAACGGCACCCCGATGGAGGTCAACAAGATCGCCGTGGAGGCCGACAGACTCGTGATAATCACAAGCGTCGAACCTCACTACTTCGCCGGGTACACCGGAGGAAGAAAATCGTTCCTCCCTGGAGTAGCGTCATACCTGACAATAGAGACCAATCACAAACTGGCGATGAGAGAGGAGGCGCAGTCCCTGGTCCTTGAAGGCAACCCGGTGCACGAGGACATGATGGATGCCCTGGAAGTGGTCAAGGGCAAAGAGATATTTTCGATACAGATGGTCCTCGACCGTCATCAGCACATATACAAGGTCGCGTCCGGAAGCCTGAACCCGGCATTCGATCAGGCGGTGGAATGGGCCAACCAGGTGTTCTCCGTTCCAATACCCGAGAAGGCGGACATCGTGATATCGGTCGCCCCCTACCCCATGGACGTGGACCTTTACCAGTCGCAGAAAGCTCTGGACAACGGAAAATGGGCGCTTAAGGAGGGGGGAAGGATAATAATGGTCTCCAAGTGCAGGGAGGGCGTGGGGCACGCGACGTTCCTTACGCAGCTCTCCTCTTCGAAGGACCCTAAGCAGGTGCTTGAGAACCTGAGCAAAGAATACAAACTCGGATACCACAAAGCGGCCAAGATGGCCGAGATAGCGGTCTGGGCCGACATATGGGCGGTGACAGACCTGGACCCGGAGATGATAAAGGCGGCAAACATCACGCCGTTCCCGACGGTGGACGCCGCTGTGAAGGAAGCGCTCAGACAGAAGCCTGACGCGAAGGTCATAGTACTGATGGACGGAAGCGTAACAATACCCAGAGTTGAATAA
- a CDS encoding heterodisulfide reductase-related iron-sulfur binding cluster — protein MSGFETDKIKKVKEALNTCTMCGFCKSVCPSFKSIGWDSAVSRGRIIQTYGLLTGQLEADDSVVENMYTCTTCADCSRRCPSTVDIVEIIELCRADLVKNGYILPKHKAIVDSILKYNNPYSEEKSVAETLGMKPRKAKIGYFAGCTATYREKKIAAASLSILKKLGEDFTTIDEVCCGSVLQRIGADEEKSIELMKKNVEAIKALGIETLILSCSGCYRMFKTEYPKFVDVPFEVLHMSEYLAKQDLKLKPLGNVKLTYHDPCHLGRHCKVYGPPREVLKKFPDLNFKEMKFNKASSHCCGGGGGVRSAYPEEAKDIASTRLDEANFADIIVTACPFCVANLVSAVGDRKVKIMDLTELVDAYL, from the coding sequence ATGAGCGGTTTCGAGACAGATAAGATAAAGAAAGTGAAAGAGGCGCTGAACACCTGCACCATGTGCGGGTTCTGCAAGAGCGTATGCCCGTCGTTCAAATCGATCGGGTGGGATTCGGCTGTGTCAAGGGGGAGGATAATCCAGACCTACGGGCTGCTCACCGGACAGCTGGAGGCGGATGACTCCGTTGTGGAGAACATGTACACCTGCACCACATGCGCAGATTGTTCCAGACGCTGCCCGTCGACTGTGGACATTGTTGAGATAATAGAGCTGTGCCGCGCCGACCTTGTGAAGAACGGATACATACTTCCCAAGCACAAAGCGATCGTGGACAGCATTCTGAAGTACAACAATCCATACTCGGAAGAGAAGTCTGTGGCCGAGACCCTCGGGATGAAGCCGCGCAAAGCTAAGATCGGCTACTTCGCGGGATGTACAGCCACGTACAGAGAGAAGAAGATAGCCGCGGCGTCGCTCTCAATACTGAAGAAACTGGGCGAGGACTTCACCACGATCGACGAAGTGTGTTGCGGCTCGGTCCTTCAGAGGATCGGCGCGGATGAAGAGAAGAGCATAGAGCTGATGAAGAAGAACGTGGAAGCGATAAAAGCGCTCGGCATCGAGACACTGATCCTCTCTTGCTCGGGCTGTTACAGGATGTTCAAGACGGAGTACCCCAAATTCGTGGATGTTCCTTTCGAGGTGCTGCACATGTCTGAGTACCTGGCGAAGCAGGACCTTAAGCTGAAACCCCTCGGCAACGTCAAGCTGACATATCACGACCCGTGCCACCTCGGAAGGCACTGCAAGGTCTATGGTCCCCCGAGAGAGGTGCTGAAGAAGTTCCCCGACCTGAATTTCAAGGAGATGAAGTTCAACAAGGCCTCAAGCCACTGCTGCGGCGGAGGCGGAGGAGTAAGGTCAGCCTACCCGGAGGAAGCGAAGGATATTGCCTCTACAAGACTGGACGAAGCGAATTTCGCCGACATAATAGTCACGGCATGTCCGTTCTGCGTTGCGAATCTGGTCTCGGCGGTCGGCGACCGCAAGGTGAAGATCATGGACCTGACGGAACTGGTCGACGCATACCTCTGA
- the folP gene encoding dihydropteroate synthase, whose amino-acid sequence MGILNVTPDSFSDGGAYLSKESALERAYHLIDEGADMLDVGGESSRPGSDTVTEEEEIRRVIGVIRDLVPTVDIPISIDTAKPHVAEEAVSAGASLINDIWGLRDETMADIAISNDIPAVIMHMHGTPKTLGTDTMEGDALSEIKRFLSKRAEHVISKGMKERNIILDPGVGFGKTHEQSMMIVENSGWFSSAYPVLIGPSRKRFLSHYYPDMETDEATASASVTAADNGARILRVHNVGKVRSRL is encoded by the coding sequence ATGGGGATACTGAACGTCACCCCCGATTCCTTCTCGGACGGGGGCGCGTACCTATCAAAGGAAAGCGCGCTGGAACGCGCTTACCATCTCATAGACGAAGGCGCCGATATGCTGGATGTGGGCGGGGAATCCTCAAGGCCCGGCTCCGATACCGTTACCGAGGAAGAAGAGATCCGGAGGGTCATCGGAGTGATAAGAGATCTGGTTCCTACTGTTGATATCCCCATCTCGATAGACACTGCTAAGCCGCATGTCGCGGAAGAGGCAGTATCGGCGGGCGCATCCCTCATCAACGATATCTGGGGATTGAGGGATGAGACCATGGCCGATATCGCGATATCCAATGATATCCCGGCGGTGATCATGCACATGCACGGGACGCCGAAAACTCTCGGAACGGATACGATGGAAGGAGACGCCCTCAGTGAGATCAAAAGATTCCTCAGCAAGAGGGCGGAGCACGTCATAAGCAAAGGGATGAAGGAAAGGAACATCATACTTGATCCGGGCGTAGGTTTCGGAAAGACCCATGAACAGAGCATGATGATCGTAGAGAACAGCGGATGGTTCAGCAGCGCATACCCCGTTCTCATAGGGCCGTCCAGAAAAAGATTCCTTTCTCACTATTACCCAGATATGGAAACGGATGAGGCTACGGCGTCGGCATCCGTAACGGCCGCTGACAACGGCGCAAGGATACTGAGGGTGCACAATGTCGGTAAGGTAAGGTCCCGCTTATGA
- a CDS encoding DUF2116 family Zn-ribbon domain-containing protein — protein sequence MTVKLPEHDHCKTCGDPVPFDQAYCSEDCYWKEQARIKKEKKDNMLFAVLTVVSVAAILAVGIFMQAS from the coding sequence ATGACCGTGAAGCTGCCCGAACACGACCACTGCAAAACATGCGGGGATCCCGTACCTTTCGACCAGGCGTACTGTTCGGAGGACTGCTATTGGAAGGAACAGGCCAGGATCAAAAAGGAAAAGAAGGATAACATGCTTTTCGCGGTCTTGACCGTGGTGAGCGTGGCGGCGATACTGGCGGTCGGTATCTTTATGCAGGCGTCATAA
- a CDS encoding ThiF family adenylyltransferase: protein MKAREYDADRFDRMKRIGWLDIEKIRTSRCLVAGAGALGNEVIKCMLLAGFGDITVADMDRIVPSNLSRCVFFREADAGRNKAEAVAERASELHSGTKITPFTSMIQELEDWDFDIVMGCLDNISARLHANSHARYHRIPYIDGATDGFRGKVQVVFESGPCLECGMNSSHMKLMDERFSCTGGGTIFVPKLAAEITTTSVIAAVQVREAMKILSGKRELSIMNVMYYDGMSGTMQYLEIPEDRNCSNHYTEELK, encoded by the coding sequence GTGAAAGCAAGGGAATACGACGCCGACCGGTTCGACAGGATGAAAAGGATAGGCTGGCTCGACATCGAAAAGATACGGACATCCAGATGCCTGGTGGCGGGCGCGGGCGCGCTGGGGAACGAGGTCATAAAATGTATGCTGCTGGCGGGATTCGGTGACATCACCGTCGCGGATATGGACCGCATCGTCCCGTCCAACCTCAGCAGATGCGTATTCTTCAGAGAGGCCGACGCAGGAAGGAATAAAGCGGAGGCCGTAGCGGAAAGGGCGTCCGAGCTCCACTCAGGAACAAAGATAACTCCCTTTACATCAATGATACAGGAACTGGAGGACTGGGATTTCGACATCGTGATGGGATGTCTCGACAACATATCCGCCAGACTCCACGCCAATTCCCATGCGAGATACCACAGGATACCGTACATAGACGGCGCCACGGACGGTTTCAGAGGTAAGGTACAGGTCGTGTTCGAAAGCGGGCCGTGTCTTGAATGCGGGATGAACAGCTCCCACATGAAGCTGATGGACGAAAGGTTCTCCTGCACCGGAGGAGGCACAATTTTCGTGCCTAAACTGGCGGCGGAGATAACGACAACGTCGGTGATCGCGGCCGTGCAGGTAAGGGAAGCGATGAAAATATTATCAGGTAAGAGGGAGTTGAGTATCATGAATGTCATGTACTACGACGGGATGTCGGGAACTATGCAGTATCTCGAGATCCCGGAGGATCGTAACTGTTCGAATCACTATACGGAGGAATTGAAATGA
- a CDS encoding ubiquitin-conjugating enzyme E2: MGLVKPVLIKRINNEILGLNDHLRIRIPPVPENAGFPIEISISLKNTPARISRDEIGNDHVFAIVVSDNYPYERPRARWMTPIFHPNIMMPGDGGFVCVKTLDNWSFGSSLLSFVKGVEQLISDPNPMNPYGTDSCMEAAKWYVKNKPKFEAKVRYGEHDA; the protein is encoded by the coding sequence ATGGGCCTGGTAAAACCTGTGCTGATAAAGAGGATCAACAATGAGATCCTCGGCCTTAACGATCACCTGAGGATAAGGATCCCCCCGGTGCCGGAGAACGCGGGATTCCCGATCGAGATAAGCATATCGCTCAAAAACACTCCCGCAAGGATATCCAGGGACGAGATAGGCAACGATCATGTCTTTGCCATTGTGGTGTCAGACAACTATCCGTACGAAAGGCCGAGGGCAAGGTGGATGACCCCCATATTCCATCCGAACATAATGATGCCAGGCGACGGCGGATTCGTCTGCGTGAAGACGCTTGACAACTGGTCATTCGGGTCGTCGCTCCTTTCTTTTGTTAAGGGGGTGGAACAGCTGATCTCAGACCCGAATCCGATGAACCCCTACGGCACGGACTCCTGCATGGAAGCGGCGAAGTGGTATGTCAAGAACAAGCCGAAGTTCGAAGCCAAAGTAAGGTACGGTGAGCACGACGCCTAA
- a CDS encoding SIS domain-containing protein: MQETMDYLKERCKAVVYSIPGEDWDTLIDLIISKEKIFVYGSGRSGLIGQLFSVRMVQIGLKVHFVGDMTTPIIGKNDLTILVSNTGRTMSVVQTAEIARRIGSHVVSLTSSATSRLAAASNTTILLKIEKDAMDPVLAPLGTIFEDTVLFFFDCIIPELMKRLNVTEEDMRKRHAIWV; encoded by the coding sequence TTGCAGGAAACGATGGATTACCTGAAAGAACGCTGCAAAGCCGTGGTGTATTCGATACCCGGAGAGGACTGGGATACCCTTATCGATCTTATCATTTCAAAGGAGAAGATATTCGTCTACGGCTCCGGCAGGTCCGGCCTCATCGGACAGCTGTTCTCGGTCAGGATGGTCCAGATCGGATTGAAGGTCCATTTCGTGGGCGACATGACCACTCCGATAATCGGGAAGAACGACCTTACGATACTTGTTTCGAACACCGGCCGTACGATGTCGGTCGTCCAGACGGCGGAGATCGCCAGGCGCATCGGCTCACACGTCGTGTCGCTGACGTCGTCGGCGACAAGCAGGCTTGCGGCGGCATCGAACACCACCATCCTCCTTAAGATCGAGAAGGATGCGATGGATCCGGTACTGGCTCCGCTCGGTACGATATTCGAGGATACAGTGCTCTTCTTCTTCGACTGCATAATACCGGAGCTGATGAAAAGGCTTAACGTCACGGAAGAGGACATGCGGAAAAGACATGCCATATGGGTATGA